The following are from one region of the Halarcobacter sp. genome:
- a CDS encoding GDSL-type esterase/lipase family protein — translation MKKNIEVVLLGDSIIARGDWNKLLEKEHLLNLGIDGDTTKGVLERIDLIKNIEPKTIVLMIGVNDLCLSIPLDEVFENYKKILKILQESNANILVNGIFITQMPAVNKKVLKLNSMIEEYCKKNSLKFLDLNESFENEKKLLKENLTTDGLHLGQAAYKAWAYKLNSLI, via the coding sequence ATGAAAAAAAATATAGAAGTTGTACTTTTAGGTGATTCTATAATAGCAAGAGGTGATTGGAATAAACTTTTAGAAAAAGAGCATCTTTTAAACTTAGGTATTGATGGGGACACTACAAAAGGTGTTTTAGAAAGAATAGACTTAATAAAAAACATAGAGCCTAAAACAATTGTTTTGATGATTGGTGTAAATGATTTATGTTTATCAATCCCTTTAGATGAAGTATTTGAAAACTATAAAAAAATATTAAAAATTTTACAAGAAAGCAATGCCAATATTCTTGTAAATGGTATTTTTATAACCCAAATGCCAGCAGTCAATAAAAAAGTTTTAAAATTAAACTCTATGATAGAAGAGTATTGCAAGAAAAACAGTTTGAAATTTCTTGATTTAAATGAATCTTTTGAAAATGAAAAAAAACTTTTAAAAGAAAATCTAACTACAGATGGCCTTCATCTAGGACAAGCTGCATATAAAGCTTGGGCTTACAAATTAAATAGTTTAATTTAA
- a CDS encoding transporter substrate-binding domain-containing protein, whose product MNKIILILSFFITSLFSNDIYKIDSNVKKFLTTSEINYIKNKKTIIASSEFDYEPMDFTLAGVPTGYSIDLLNILTKSLGLKVEYKTMPWTKLLESLHNGEIDLMHTLYKNKNREKFFDFSYAYLVGENVYIVRKESEHINKVEDLFGKKVAVTKGWLEELFLNKYPQIEKVYFKDLKQKLNALSIGEVDAVLNDKNIANYYMKKYGYSNLKISNQVIQNDDKELDKYYFAALKEESILISILNKAYINLDIKTLEKIQEKWFGSKKESQLIFTINEQNYLDTKEKIKMCILPGLTTFSDIKNNKATGIVSDILKEIENNTNLSFDIVESKNFNETFNNLEDKKCDVLPTVEYSEKNNENFLLTQPFLEIPYVAIGKSNKDFFSDLSELEGKKISVIAYTSLIKELKQNHPSIEIVGVNSIEEGLNLVKTGEVYIHLTLYPIAKFQIAKQSYDDLKIIGRLLKPLQISMASQKDDTVLASILQKTIKTLSPTKLNSIVNNWTAVKVEKVFDYNFIFQILAGMSLLIALGFWRFLVLKRTNKEIKRINFLLSKSKKQLKKQKDEFEAIFRYSKDGIGILDLDLNILDLNLAYLNILSYPKEELLGRNFLDFIIDKQKENMRRIFKKVMQKGHFNNFEKSFIGKDNKIITINLSITLLSDRNRILITAKDVTSVKLLESQSKLASIGEMIGNIAHQWRQPLSIITTSASGMALKVDLKQEIKDEEIQDFSEQIIKQADYLSKTIDDFRNFIKVDVHKQAVSVKDALGSALGLTIASIKGNYIEVVKQYESDLTIKGNKNELSQAFINIINNAKDKLKELNQNDSKRYLFISTKKIEENAIEIKILDNGGGIDENIIKRVFEPYFTTKDQSVGTGLGLSMSDKIIRERHQGIIEAKNEEFTYMGEKYFGAAFVIVLYKRK is encoded by the coding sequence ATGAATAAGATTATATTGATTTTATCATTTTTCATAACATCTCTCTTCTCAAATGATATATATAAAATAGATTCTAATGTCAAAAAATTCTTAACTACTAGTGAAATAAACTATATAAAAAACAAAAAAACAATTATTGCTTCAAGTGAATTTGATTATGAGCCGATGGATTTTACACTTGCAGGGGTTCCTACTGGATATTCTATAGATTTATTAAATATTTTAACAAAAAGTTTAGGTTTAAAAGTTGAATATAAAACTATGCCTTGGACAAAACTTTTAGAAAGTTTACATAATGGGGAAATTGATTTAATGCATACCCTTTATAAAAATAAAAACAGAGAAAAATTTTTTGATTTTTCTTATGCTTATTTAGTAGGAGAAAATGTTTATATTGTTAGAAAAGAGAGTGAACACATAAATAAAGTTGAAGATTTATTTGGGAAAAAAGTTGCTGTTACCAAGGGGTGGTTAGAGGAGTTGTTTTTAAATAAATATCCGCAAATAGAAAAAGTATATTTTAAAGATTTAAAACAAAAGTTAAATGCTCTTTCTATAGGTGAGGTTGATGCTGTTTTAAATGATAAAAATATTGCAAACTATTATATGAAGAAATATGGTTATTCGAATCTCAAAATTTCTAATCAAGTAATACAAAATGATGATAAAGAGTTAGATAAATACTATTTTGCAGCATTAAAAGAGGAATCAATATTAATTTCCATATTAAATAAAGCATATATCAATTTAGATATAAAAACTTTAGAAAAAATTCAAGAAAAGTGGTTTGGTTCAAAAAAAGAATCTCAACTTATCTTTACAATCAATGAACAAAACTATTTAGATACAAAAGAAAAAATTAAAATGTGTATTCTTCCTGGCTTAACAACTTTTAGTGATATTAAAAATAACAAAGCAACGGGGATAGTTTCTGATATTTTAAAAGAGATAGAAAACAATACAAATTTGAGTTTTGATATTGTTGAAAGCAAAAATTTCAATGAAACTTTTAATAATTTAGAAGATAAAAAATGTGATGTTTTACCTACTGTTGAGTATTCTGAAAAAAACAATGAAAACTTTTTGTTAACTCAACCTTTTCTTGAGATACCCTACGTTGCAATAGGAAAGTCTAATAAAGATTTTTTTTCTGATTTATCTGAGTTAGAAGGTAAAAAAATCTCAGTTATAGCATATACATCATTGATCAAAGAGTTAAAACAGAACCATCCCTCTATAGAAATAGTTGGAGTAAATAGCATAGAAGAGGGGTTAAATTTAGTAAAAACTGGTGAGGTTTATATCCATCTTACTTTATATCCTATCGCAAAATTTCAAATTGCAAAACAATCTTATGATGATTTAAAAATAATTGGAAGATTACTTAAGCCTTTGCAAATTAGCATGGCCTCACAAAAAGATGATACAGTTTTAGCTTCAATTTTACAAAAGACTATAAAAACGCTTTCTCCAACAAAATTAAACTCAATAGTTAATAACTGGACAGCAGTAAAAGTTGAAAAAGTATTTGATTATAATTTTATATTTCAAATTTTAGCTGGAATGTCATTGTTGATTGCTTTGGGATTCTGGAGGTTTTTAGTTTTAAAAAGGACAAATAAAGAGATAAAAAGAATAAATTTTTTATTATCAAAATCTAAAAAACAATTAAAAAAACAAAAAGATGAATTTGAGGCGATATTTAGATATAGCAAAGATGGTATAGGGATTTTGGATTTAGATTTAAATATATTGGATTTAAATTTGGCGTATTTAAATATTTTATCTTATCCCAAAGAGGAGTTGTTAGGTAGGAACTTTTTAGATTTTATTATTGATAAGCAAAAAGAGAATATGAGAAGAATATTTAAAAAGGTTATGCAAAAAGGTCATTTTAATAATTTTGAAAAATCATTTATAGGTAAAGACAATAAGATAATAACAATCAATCTTTCAATTACTTTATTATCAGATAGAAATAGAATACTAATTACAGCAAAAGATGTGACTTCAGTTAAACTGTTAGAATCCCAATCAAAATTAGCATCTATTGGTGAAATGATAGGAAATATTGCCCATCAATGGCGACAACCTTTAAGTATTATTACTACAAGTGCAAGTGGTATGGCGTTGAAAGTTGATTTAAAACAAGAGATAAAAGATGAAGAGATTCAAGATTTTTCTGAACAAATTATAAAACAAGCAGATTATTTGTCTAAAACAATTGATGATTTTAGAAATTTTATAAAAGTGGATGTCCACAAGCAAGCTGTTAGTGTAAAAGATGCATTAGGTAGTGCTTTAGGTCTAACTATAGCTTCCATAAAAGGAAACTATATTGAAGTTGTAAAACAATATGAAAGTGATTTAACAATAAAAGGAAATAAAAATGAATTGAGTCAAGCTTTTATTAATATCATTAATAATGCAAAAGATAAATTAAAAGAATTAAATCAAAATGATTCAAAAAGATATCTTTTTATATCCACAAAAAAAATAGAAGAGAATGCTATAGAAATCAAAATTTTAGATAATGGTGGTGGTATAGATGAAAATATAATCAAAAGGGTATTTGAACCATATTTTACTACAAAAGACCAATCTGTTGGTACAGGGCTTGGATTATCTATGAGTGATAAAATCATTAGAGAAAGACATCAGGGAATAATTGAAGCTAAAAATGAAGAGTTCACTTATATGGGAGAAAAATATTTTGGAGCTGCGTTTGTAATTGTATTATACAAAAGAAAGTAA
- a CDS encoding LysE family translocator, translated as MIEDLNFWFLFLSAAVLISISPGPDLIYILTRTVNNGKKVGLISSLGVCTGALVHVVAAAVGISAILVTSAYAFTIVKIVGAFYLFFLAYQAFKQKNRNLNVTKKSFTNISMFKAFKEGVLIDILNPKVAIFFMAFLPQFVREGHGSIPIQLLYLGFLVILVGMVVEFSIVILTSKVSKRIQVNKSVSAWLNKIVGTIFLALGLKLIFSTNK; from the coding sequence ATGATTGAAGATTTAAACTTTTGGTTTCTTTTTTTATCTGCGGCAGTATTAATAAGTATTTCCCCTGGACCAGATTTGATTTATATATTAACTAGAACTGTTAATAATGGTAAAAAAGTTGGCTTAATCTCTTCTTTGGGAGTTTGTACTGGGGCTTTAGTTCATGTAGTTGCAGCAGCAGTTGGTATTTCTGCTATTTTAGTTACTTCGGCGTATGCTTTTACAATAGTTAAAATAGTTGGAGCTTTTTATTTATTTTTTCTTGCATATCAGGCTTTTAAGCAAAAAAATAGAAATCTAAATGTTACAAAAAAATCTTTTACAAATATTTCTATGTTTAAAGCTTTTAAAGAAGGTGTTTTAATAGATATATTAAATCCTAAAGTTGCAATATTTTTTATGGCTTTTCTCCCTCAATTTGTAAGAGAAGGACATGGTTCTATACCAATACAACTTTTATATTTAGGTTTTCTAGTTATCTTAGTAGGAATGGTTGTAGAGTTTAGTATAGTTATACTAACTTCAAAGGTTTCAAAAAGAATACAAGTAAATAAATCTGTAAGTGCTTGGTTAAATAAAATTGTTGGGACAATATTTTTAGCATTAGGGTTAAAATTGATATTTAGTACAAATAAATAA
- a CDS encoding MFS transporter: MTKQLFPLALGGLGIGTTEFVIMGLLPDIANNIDVTIPTAGHLISSYAFGVVIGAPILVALSAKFPPKNILIALMVLFTIFNFLSTIAPDYYTLMLSRFLSGLPHGAFFGVGTVVASKLAKEGKSAQAIASMFTGLTLANLAMVPLVTFIGHHLHWRYAFGIVSLIGIITIFFLYKWLPKQKPLRTVTFKEELEFFKTIKAWHILTIVSIGFGGLFAWFSYIAPLLIHVSDFNEGSVSYLMIIAGAGMVVGNIFGGYLADKKNPILACILLLSMMVTSLILVFLLSDSKIISIILTFICGALAMSISSPINMIMLKSAKHSEMLGAAFLQAAFNVSNTLGAFFGGIPLVLGFSYSSPALVGAGMATFGVVLCILFFRKYKL, translated from the coding sequence ATGACTAAACAACTTTTCCCCTTAGCACTTGGTGGTTTGGGTATCGGAACAACAGAATTTGTAATTATGGGATTATTACCAGATATAGCAAATAATATAGATGTAACTATTCCTACAGCAGGACACCTTATATCTTCATACGCTTTTGGAGTAGTTATTGGAGCTCCAATTCTTGTTGCACTTAGTGCAAAATTTCCACCAAAAAATATTTTAATTGCTTTAATGGTACTTTTTACAATATTTAATTTTTTATCTACAATTGCACCTGATTACTATACTTTGATGTTATCTAGATTTTTAAGTGGGCTTCCACATGGGGCATTTTTTGGTGTTGGAACAGTAGTTGCCTCAAAACTTGCCAAAGAGGGTAAGTCTGCCCAAGCTATTGCTTCCATGTTTACAGGACTAACCTTAGCAAACTTAGCCATGGTTCCACTTGTTACTTTTATAGGGCATCATCTTCATTGGAGATATGCTTTTGGTATTGTTTCCCTCATAGGTATTATTACCATATTCTTTTTATATAAATGGCTTCCAAAACAAAAACCTCTAAGAACAGTAACTTTTAAAGAGGAATTAGAGTTTTTTAAAACAATAAAAGCTTGGCATATTTTAACTATTGTTTCTATTGGTTTTGGTGGTTTATTTGCTTGGTTTAGTTATATTGCACCACTATTAATCCATGTATCAGATTTTAATGAGGGAAGTGTTTCTTATCTTATGATTATTGCTGGAGCTGGAATGGTTGTAGGAAATATTTTTGGAGGATACTTAGCCGATAAAAAAAACCCAATTCTTGCTTGTATTTTGCTACTTTCTATGATGGTGACATCTTTGATATTGGTATTTTTGCTTTCAGATAGTAAAATAATATCAATAATCTTAACATTTATCTGTGGAGCTTTAGCTATGTCTATTAGTTCTCCAATTAATATGATTATGTTAAAAAGTGCAAAACACTCTGAAATGCTTGGAGCTGCTTTTTTACAAGCTGCTTTTAATGTCTCAAATACTTTAGGTGCTTTCTTTGGAGGGATACCTTTAGTTTTAGGATTTAGTTATAGCTCTCCAGCGCTAGTCGGAGCTGGTATGGCAACATTTGGTGTAGTACTTTGTATCTTGTTTTTTAGGAAATATAAACTTTAA
- a CDS encoding energy-coupling factor transporter transmembrane component T produces the protein MSKFNSSIILICAFLYSILISFNKIEILFLLPIIFAMICEYKDIFKILKKLLFLNLFIAMIFIILILQDDIQNAINIYIRTNMIIFFNLLLFSKSSGYDIVRALNELRFPKKFVSSVYFSLKMIQVLTDEFKKIKLTLRARGFRANSSLFAYETYGNLFGHIFVKSIRKANALQDSFELRGFHGKIYLINNSKLSLYDVALIFFVCMLYVKEVMV, from the coding sequence ATGAGTAAATTTAACTCTTCAATTATATTAATATGTGCTTTTTTATACTCAATACTTATAAGTTTTAATAAAATTGAAATTCTATTTTTACTTCCAATTATATTTGCAATGATTTGTGAGTATAAAGATATATTTAAAATACTTAAGAAACTACTGTTTTTAAACCTTTTTATTGCAATGATATTTATAATTTTGATACTTCAAGATGATATTCAAAATGCTATAAATATATATATTAGAACCAATATGATTATCTTTTTTAATCTACTTTTATTTTCAAAATCTAGTGGTTATGATATTGTAAGGGCTTTAAATGAACTAAGATTTCCAAAAAAGTTTGTAAGTTCAGTTTATTTCTCTTTGAAGATGATACAAGTTTTAACTGATGAATTTAAAAAAATAAAACTAACACTAAGAGCTAGGGGATTTAGAGCAAATTCTTCACTTTTTGCTTATGAAACTTATGGTAATCTGTTTGGTCATATTTTTGTGAAATCAATAAGAAAAGCAAACGCTTTACAAGACTCTTTTGAGTTAAGGGGATTTCATGGAAAAATCTATCTAATAAACAATTCAAAGCTATCACTTTATGATGTAGCTTTAATATTTTTTGTTTGTATGTTATATGTAAAAGAGGTAATGGTTTGA
- a CDS encoding LysE family translocator: MSVIFAMSYFSFVMSISPGPVNMIIISSGISNGFKKTFLFISGATIGFTVLLAFISFGFSKIIESFPNFLIYLSFLGSSFIIYMGYKIINSAEKIELEKNKSFVPKFYEGFLLQWLNPKAWIACVAGVSLFSTSTNDLILFIIIYFLVCYLCLSFWAIVGQRVMFLFQTQRRVKILNIIMGSLLILVALYLFYMQLIKVI; encoded by the coding sequence ATGAGTGTAATTTTTGCGATGAGTTATTTCTCTTTTGTTATGTCAATTTCACCAGGTCCTGTAAATATGATAATCATATCTTCAGGGATTAGTAATGGGTTTAAGAAAACCTTTCTATTTATAAGTGGAGCTACTATTGGTTTTACTGTATTGTTGGCATTTATAAGTTTTGGGTTTTCAAAAATTATTGAGTCTTTTCCTAACTTTTTAATATATTTGTCTTTTTTGGGTTCTAGTTTTATTATATATATGGGATATAAAATTATTAACTCAGCAGAAAAAATAGAATTGGAAAAAAACAAAAGTTTTGTACCAAAATTTTATGAAGGTTTTTTATTGCAATGGTTAAATCCAAAGGCATGGATAGCTTGTGTAGCTGGGGTTTCTTTGTTTTCTACTTCCACAAATGATTTAATACTGTTTATAATAATATATTTCTTAGTATGTTATTTGTGCTTAAGTTTTTGGGCAATAGTAGGACAAAGGGTGATGTTTTTATTTCAAACACAAAGAAGAGTTAAAATTTTAAATATTATAATGGGTAGTTTATTAATTTTAGTAGCATTATATCTTTTTTATATGCAATTGATAAAAGTAATTTAA
- the cbiM gene encoding cobalt transporter CbiM, with protein MHISDGILSSEVAITTAVIGAGLVIYSLKNLKNKNIALVAAMSAIFFIASFIHIPLGPVQIHLVLIGIIGILIGPCVFLSVLIALLFQATLLGYGGITSLGANLIIMSLPAFITYLFVKKGFFNLLEEKIKYFVIGFFPVLLATFLLALILALSKEEYFYASLTIFLANVPAMVIEGLITIFLINYLKKSTPQLLEEVNL; from the coding sequence ATGCATATATCAGATGGTATTTTATCTAGTGAGGTTGCTATTACTACAGCAGTAATAGGAGCAGGGCTAGTAATCTATTCACTTAAAAATTTAAAAAATAAAAATATTGCACTTGTAGCTGCTATGAGTGCAATATTTTTTATCGCTTCATTTATACATATCCCTTTAGGTCCTGTACAAATACATTTGGTACTAATAGGAATAATTGGTATATTGATTGGTCCATGTGTTTTTTTAAGTGTTTTAATAGCACTTTTATTTCAAGCTACGCTTTTAGGTTATGGTGGGATAACTTCCCTTGGGGCAAATCTTATTATCATGTCCTTGCCTGCTTTTATAACATATCTATTTGTAAAAAAAGGATTTTTTAATCTTTTAGAAGAAAAAATAAAATATTTTGTAATTGGATTTTTCCCTGTACTATTAGCTACATTTTTACTTGCACTTATATTAGCTTTATCTAAAGAGGAGTATTTTTATGCTTCTTTAACAATATTTTTAGCAAATGTTCCAGCAATGGTAATAGAAGGATTGATTACAATTTTCTTGATTAATTATCTAAAAAAATCAACTCCTCAACTTTTAGAAGAGGTGAATTTATGA
- a CDS encoding ABC transporter ATP-binding protein, whose product MSCSINLKELAYKNTSKEVFNNVTLNVSHEEKVAIIGANGSGKSSLLKIIVGLIKPSAGSVFLFHDEMKNLKDFRKYRSDIGYLPQDVSDHFLCPTVIEDVMFALRAQGEKKDDAYTKSCQILEDLGISHLENRNIYDLSGGEQKIVALAGILITKPKILLLDEPTNALDEDAEEKIIKILNSIKKSMIIVSHHKTFIEKLAPSVYKLNKDGLQKLN is encoded by the coding sequence TTGAGTTGTTCAATAAATTTAAAAGAGTTAGCTTATAAAAACACTAGTAAAGAAGTATTTAACAATGTTACACTAAATGTTTCCCATGAAGAAAAAGTGGCAATTATTGGTGCAAATGGGAGTGGAAAAAGCTCTTTGCTTAAAATTATTGTAGGTCTTATAAAACCAAGTGCTGGTTCAGTTTTTTTATTTCATGATGAGATGAAAAATCTAAAAGATTTTAGAAAATATAGAAGTGATATTGGATATCTTCCCCAAGATGTAAGTGATCATTTCCTTTGCCCAACTGTTATAGAAGATGTTATGTTTGCATTAAGAGCTCAGGGTGAAAAAAAAGATGATGCTTATACTAAATCTTGTCAAATCCTTGAAGACTTAGGAATTTCCCATTTAGAAAATAGAAATATTTATGATTTAAGTGGAGGTGAGCAAAAGATTGTAGCTTTAGCTGGAATACTAATTACAAAACCAAAAATTTTACTTCTAGATGAACCTACAAATGCCCTCGATGAAGATGCAGAAGAGAAGATAATAAAAATTTTAAATTCTATAAAAAAATCTATGATAATAGTTTCACACCATAAAACATTTATTGAAAAACTTGCTCCTAGTGTGTATAAACTAAATAAAGATGGCTTACAAAAGTTAAATTGA
- a CDS encoding endonuclease/exonuclease/phosphatase family protein, with the protein MNLRVGTFNLFQFCAPPFAWYIKKDKFNENEWQKKKEWIKNTLLEMDCDIVGFQEVFSQEELENLVKELGFNHFITVDKPKIQNNKKVFTSTTLALASKYPIKEIQKVKPHGQSILKYKFEGHFRFSRFPIKALIELPNKKDITVYVNHFKSNRLNEFEYIFNKNTTLKEKKQKVLEALENKYSPALKQRLCETSSLYYDFRRTKTPIICMCDLNDKEYSLSIDVLTNTAYHQDLDKDYNLLFDAYYLCDKKPYNPHPEKKIERTPTSYFQSIGNVIDYIFVSKEFNKRSKASIGKISSYEVLDKHLKDNKNGSLIQSDHAPVVCEITFNNL; encoded by the coding sequence ATGAATTTAAGAGTAGGAACATTTAATCTTTTTCAATTTTGTGCACCACCTTTTGCTTGGTATATAAAAAAAGATAAATTTAATGAAAATGAATGGCAAAAGAAAAAAGAGTGGATAAAAAACACTTTACTTGAGATGGATTGTGATATTGTAGGTTTTCAAGAGGTTTTCTCACAAGAGGAGCTTGAAAACCTAGTTAAAGAACTAGGTTTTAATCATTTTATTACAGTTGATAAACCAAAAATCCAAAACAACAAAAAAGTATTTACCTCTACAACTCTAGCCTTGGCTTCAAAATACCCAATTAAAGAGATACAAAAAGTAAAACCCCATGGACAAAGTATTTTAAAATATAAGTTTGAGGGACACTTTCGTTTTTCAAGATTTCCAATAAAAGCCTTAATTGAATTGCCAAACAAAAAAGATATTACAGTTTATGTAAACCATTTTAAATCAAATAGATTAAATGAATTTGAATATATTTTTAATAAAAACACAACTTTAAAAGAGAAAAAACAAAAAGTATTAGAAGCTTTAGAAAATAAATATTCCCCTGCTTTAAAACAAAGATTGTGTGAAACCTCATCTTTATATTATGATTTTAGAAGAACAAAAACACCTATTATTTGTATGTGCGATTTAAATGATAAAGAATACTCTTTATCAATAGATGTTCTAACAAATACTGCTTATCATCAAGATTTAGATAAAGATTACAATCTTCTATTTGATGCATATTATTTATGTGATAAAAAACCATATAATCCCCATCCTGAAAAAAAGATAGAAAGAACTCCTACAAGCTATTTTCAATCTATTGGAAATGTAATAGATTATATTTTTGTATCAAAAGAGTTTAATAAAAGATCAAAAGCCTCTATTGGTAAAATCTCATCTTATGAAGTTCTTGATAAGCATTTAAAAGACAATAAAAATGGCTCTTTAATACAAAGTGACCATGCCCCTGTGGTTTGTGAAATCACTTTTAATAATCTTTAG
- the sigZ gene encoding RNA polymerase sigma factor SigZ: MDKSTEDVWREYHKQLLGFISSKVSNTQTAKDILHEVFIKIHTKMDTLDDITKLKSWVYQITRNTIIDFYRTNKNIKEVPSWVNDPFEVDSEEIIKDELSLCLGFLISRLPDKYKKAIELSEIENNTQQELATKENISLPAAKSRVQRGRKILKEMLLECCQLEINKHNRIVEVKIKDEKNCSLVNSKDY; encoded by the coding sequence ATGGATAAAAGTACAGAAGATGTTTGGAGGGAATACCATAAACAACTTTTAGGATTTATAAGTAGTAAAGTATCAAATACCCAAACTGCAAAAGATATTTTGCATGAGGTTTTTATAAAAATACATACAAAAATGGATACTTTAGATGATATTACAAAACTAAAAAGTTGGGTATACCAAATAACAAGAAATACAATTATCGACTTTTATAGAACAAACAAAAATATTAAAGAGGTTCCCTCTTGGGTGAATGACCCTTTTGAGGTAGATTCTGAAGAGATTATTAAAGATGAGTTATCATTATGTTTAGGTTTTTTAATAAGTAGATTGCCCGATAAGTATAAAAAAGCAATTGAGCTTTCAGAGATAGAAAACAATACCCAACAAGAGTTGGCAACAAAAGAGAATATTTCTTTGCCTGCTGCTAAATCAAGAGTTCAGAGGGGAAGAAAAATATTAAAAGAGATGTTGCTTGAGTGTTGCCAATTAGAGATAAACAAGCATAATAGAATTGTAGAGGTAAAGATAAAAGATGAAAAAAACTGTTCTTTAGTAAACTCTAAAGATTATTAA
- a CDS encoding alpha/beta hydrolase — MINLNYKVIGKGEKKVLFLHELMGDCRNYEPMFPFLDKENFTYIFIDLRGYGLSKNIEGEYNLEEASTDVINLISKLNFDEVILAAHSMSTMIAQRVALIEPKVKKLILTTPISASGIKVPEIQKKSLIRKMSENKRAVEQIVISSSRRYNQTWRDYRIDMGYNSSLSEARASYMNMYLNTTEIENEINENIEVTIIIGKNDSAVFSKKETEKNFSKYKNINIIECQEAGHYPMIECPVFFATQIENSCK, encoded by the coding sequence ATGATAAATCTAAATTATAAAGTAATAGGTAAAGGTGAAAAAAAAGTTTTATTTTTACATGAATTAATGGGAGATTGTAGAAATTATGAACCAATGTTTCCTTTTTTGGATAAAGAAAACTTTACATATATTTTCATAGATTTAAGAGGTTATGGTTTATCAAAAAATATAGAAGGCGAATATAATTTAGAAGAGGCTTCAACAGATGTAATAAACTTAATATCAAAATTAAATTTTGATGAAGTTATTCTTGCTGCACACTCAATGTCAACTATGATTGCTCAAAGAGTAGCACTTATTGAACCAAAAGTAAAAAAGCTAATTTTAACTACTCCAATATCTGCTTCAGGGATAAAGGTTCCTGAAATACAAAAGAAAAGTTTAATTAGAAAAATGAGTGAAAACAAAAGAGCAGTAGAACAAATAGTTATAAGTTCAAGTAGAAGATATAATCAAACTTGGAGAGACTATAGAATAGATATGGGATACAATTCCTCTTTAAGTGAAGCTAGAGCTTCGTATATGAATATGTATCTAAATACTACTGAGATAGAAAATGAGATAAATGAAAATATTGAAGTTACTATAATTATTGGGAAAAATGATTCTGCAGTTTTTTCAAAAAAAGAAACAGAAAAAAATTTTTCAAAATATAAAAATATAAATATCATCGAATGCCAAGAAGCAGGACATTATCCTATGATAGAATGTCCAGTATTTTTTGCTACACAAATAGAAAACTCTTGTAAATAG
- a CDS encoding aspartate/glutamate racemase family protein, with translation MKKIGMLGGMSWESTSTYYKLINEEIKNRLGGLHSAKIILSSVDFEEIEKFQHSALWDETAVILSEEAKAIESAKADFLIICTNTMHKVVPQIEKNISIPILHIADATGKALLKSNIKKVALLGTKFTMTEEFYKNRIEENFGIEVITPNEKEQDIIHDVIYKELCLGICNKKSRDEYIKIIKRLEKEQECEGVILGCTEISMIIKQGYVDIPIFDTTVIHVLEAVEEALK, from the coding sequence ATGAAAAAAATAGGAATGCTTGGTGGAATGAGTTGGGAGAGTACTTCTACTTATTATAAATTAATAAATGAAGAGATAAAAAATAGACTAGGTGGTCTTCATAGTGCAAAAATAATCCTATCTAGTGTCGATTTTGAAGAGATAGAAAAGTTTCAGCACAGTGCACTTTGGGATGAAACAGCTGTAATATTATCTGAAGAAGCAAAAGCAATAGAATCTGCAAAAGCAGATTTTTTAATAATCTGTACAAATACAATGCATAAAGTTGTACCTCAAATAGAAAAAAATATCTCTATACCTATTTTACATATTGCAGATGCTACAGGTAAAGCTTTACTTAAAAGCAATATAAAAAAAGTAGCCCTTTTAGGTACAAAGTTTACCATGACTGAAGAGTTTTATAAAAATAGAATAGAAGAGAATTTTGGTATTGAAGTTATAACTCCAAATGAAAAAGAGCAAGATATTATCCATGATGTGATTTATAAAGAGTTATGTTTAGGAATATGTAATAAAAAATCAAGAGATGAATATATAAAAATAATAAAAAGATTAGAAAAAGAGCAAGAGTGTGAAGGGGTAATCTTAGGTTGTACTGAGATATCTATGATTATTAAACAAGGTTATGTAGATATTCCTATTTTTGATACTACTGTTATTCATGTGTTAGAAGCAGTAGAGGAAGCTTTAAAATGA